A single genomic interval of Antarcticibacterium arcticum harbors:
- a CDS encoding Spy/CpxP family protein refolding chaperone — protein sequence MKNILIILILMLSISAFAQDKKQERKQVHKMDRVEMTADEMATLRTKRMALQLDLTAAQQASLKTLFTEQARYQKTMQAQHREMKKDTAMWNKNEFAVQNARLDHQKEMQDKIRAILTPEQFETWKATADRSGKKMKMKHKNKKQ from the coding sequence ATGAAAAATATACTCATAATCCTGATATTGATGCTTTCAATATCTGCCTTTGCACAGGATAAAAAACAGGAAAGAAAACAGGTTCATAAAATGGACCGCGTTGAAATGACAGCCGATGAAATGGCAACCCTTAGAACCAAGAGAATGGCCCTGCAGCTGGATCTTACTGCTGCTCAGCAAGCCAGTTTAAAAACTCTGTTTACTGAACAAGCGAGGTATCAAAAAACAATGCAGGCCCAACACAGGGAAATGAAGAAGGATACCGCGATGTGGAATAAAAATGAATTTGCCGTACAGAATGCACGCCTGGATCACCAAAAAGAAATGCAGGATAAAATTCGTGCTATTCTTACTCCGGAGCAGTTTGAAACCTGGAAAGCAACTGCAGACAGGTCCGGAAAAAAGATGAAAATGAAACATAAAAATAAGAAGCAATAA
- a CDS encoding ion channel, with amino-acid sequence MNGIASLIIGIAILLVVMYDFFFTTLSGSGAGFISKIIARLSHKVIQVLVKLFGRQVYSYSGLFVNLKVLAGWILLVWTGLFLVYSSHPDAIVNNEGMVANLWERLYFTGYVLSTLGMGNFYPTSGFFEILTGVFSFFGFIFFTSSITYFLSVSSALVKKRILAKTINNLGNSPAEITASFKSLDKSYTLQQLQALQEMVDEHAVNHQAYPVIHYYSHPEPVVCLSINLTRLDEALSHLLRKDEMVEFRKELNPLRNSLTNLLDHIYDNFSKEIPSTETFKSGKSPGAGLPGVEDKNLEYRRRVLDSLLRSEGFNWKDVD; translated from the coding sequence ATGAATGGGATAGCTTCTCTTATTATTGGAATTGCCATTTTACTCGTAGTGATGTATGATTTCTTTTTTACAACACTTTCAGGAAGCGGGGCAGGCTTTATTTCTAAGATTATAGCAAGGTTATCCCATAAAGTTATACAGGTGCTGGTAAAGCTCTTTGGAAGGCAGGTATACAGTTATAGCGGGCTATTTGTAAATCTTAAGGTTTTAGCAGGGTGGATCCTGTTGGTCTGGACGGGTTTGTTCCTGGTTTATTCCTCACATCCGGATGCTATAGTAAACAACGAGGGAATGGTGGCTAACCTGTGGGAACGTTTATATTTTACAGGTTATGTGTTATCAACACTGGGAATGGGCAATTTTTATCCAACTTCCGGGTTTTTTGAAATACTTACCGGCGTTTTTTCCTTTTTTGGATTTATTTTCTTCACCAGTTCAATTACGTATTTTCTATCGGTGTCATCGGCATTGGTAAAAAAACGTATCCTCGCTAAAACCATTAATAATCTGGGAAATTCTCCTGCAGAAATTACAGCTTCTTTTAAATCCCTGGATAAGTCCTATACCTTGCAACAATTACAGGCCTTACAGGAAATGGTTGATGAGCATGCGGTAAACCACCAGGCCTATCCCGTTATTCATTATTACAGCCATCCGGAGCCTGTGGTGTGCCTTAGTATCAATCTCACCCGGCTGGATGAAGCTTTAAGTCACTTATTGAGAAAGGATGAGATGGTGGAATTTAGAAAAGAACTTAACCCATTACGCAATTCCCTCACCAATCTTTTGGATCATATTTATGATAATTTCTCTAAAGAAATACCTTCCACCGAAACTTTTAAAAGCGGTAAATCTCCTGGAGCGGGGTTACCGGGGGTTGAGGATAAAAACCTGGAATATCGCAGAAGAGTCCTCGATAGTCTATTGAGAAGCGAAGGTTTCAATTGGAAAGATGTAGATTAA
- a CDS encoding heavy metal translocating P-type ATPase, protein MMTHIYKIDGMTCNGCRTHVEKVLNDIEEVSRATVDLEKGEAVIEMKSHVEIEKLQAALLKAGEKYSISGTQQEVSTKEKSMKHTYTVSGMTCNGCRSHVEKVLNEVPGVTQATVDLEKAEAVVEMQKHIKIEEFQKALKEGDGNYMISPRIVSTDDAGNEIFTQDYEITGMTCNGCRTHVEEALNSVDGVRKASVELDKAKAAVEMDSPIGIEKFRQALKDAGGNYHIYLPGEEHTPIETGEDKKPTGKGTGTFYCPMHCEGEKTYDQPGDCPVCGMDLVEEMSFSAGGGQYTCPMHPEVIKDEPGSCPICGMDLVPVEADISAEKKTYNKLLKKFKIAVAFTLPIFLIAMSEMIPGNPLYRLMDMEYWNWVQLLLSIPVVFYATWMFFERAYRSIKTWNLNMFTLIGIGAGIAWIFSVFGLLFPDFFPAQFKTEMGTVHVYFEAATVILTLVLLGQLLEARAHSQTNSAIKELLKLAPNTAIRVVNGKDEVVATDKIVVGDILRVKPGDKIPVDGVIEKGSSSLDESMITGEPIPVDKAEGDKVSSGTINGNQSFTMRAEKVGNETLLAQIIKMVNEASRSQAPIQKLADKISAYFVPIVVVVSIITFIVWAIWGPEPSYAYALINAIAVLIIACPCALGLATPMSVMVGVGKGAQNGVLIKNARALEQMDKIDVLIIDKTGTITEGKPSVEKVVSAGRLSEDEVLRLIASVNGMSEHPLAGATVKFAEGKNIELFEASQFNSVTGKGVTGITEDKQIAIGNEKLMEYVNAQIPGDLIAKVEKEQNLGKTVSYLAVNERVEGYITITDPIKTTSKQAIQELMEDGMEVYMLTGDNKNTAGAVASELHLTGFKAGMLPEDKLKEVKRIQAEGKKVAMAGDGINDAPALAQSDIGIAMGTGTDVAIESAKITLVKGDLQGVVKAKKLSKKVMTNIKQNLFFALIYNTLGVPIAAGVLYPVFGLLLSPMIAALAMSFSSVSVIANALRLRTAKI, encoded by the coding sequence ATGATGACGCATATATATAAAATAGATGGGATGACCTGCAATGGTTGCCGCACTCATGTAGAGAAAGTTTTAAATGATATCGAGGAAGTAAGCAGGGCGACAGTAGATCTTGAAAAAGGGGAAGCCGTAATAGAGATGAAGTCCCACGTAGAAATTGAAAAACTGCAGGCTGCTCTTTTAAAGGCGGGTGAGAAATATAGTATTTCCGGGACGCAACAGGAGGTTTCCACCAAAGAGAAATCTATGAAACATACTTATACCGTTTCGGGAATGACCTGCAATGGTTGCCGCTCCCACGTGGAAAAGGTTTTAAATGAAGTGCCTGGAGTTACTCAGGCAACTGTGGATCTTGAAAAAGCCGAAGCCGTAGTTGAAATGCAAAAGCATATCAAAATAGAGGAATTTCAAAAGGCATTGAAAGAAGGGGATGGGAATTACATGATCTCTCCCCGCATAGTTTCTACAGACGATGCAGGAAATGAAATTTTTACCCAGGATTATGAGATAACGGGAATGACCTGTAATGGTTGTCGTACTCACGTGGAAGAGGCCTTGAATTCGGTTGACGGGGTCAGGAAAGCTTCAGTTGAATTGGATAAAGCAAAGGCAGCGGTAGAGATGGATTCTCCTATTGGAATCGAAAAATTCCGCCAGGCCTTAAAAGATGCAGGCGGCAATTACCACATTTACTTGCCTGGCGAGGAGCATACACCAATTGAAACCGGAGAAGATAAAAAACCAACAGGTAAAGGTACCGGTACATTTTACTGCCCAATGCATTGCGAAGGAGAAAAAACCTATGACCAGCCTGGAGACTGCCCCGTATGTGGGATGGATCTGGTAGAAGAAATGAGTTTTAGCGCGGGCGGTGGGCAATATACCTGCCCCATGCACCCTGAGGTAATCAAAGATGAACCCGGTTCCTGTCCTATTTGCGGGATGGACCTGGTACCTGTGGAGGCAGATATATCAGCCGAAAAGAAAACCTACAATAAATTGCTTAAGAAATTTAAGATCGCAGTGGCTTTTACTCTGCCTATCTTCCTCATAGCAATGTCTGAAATGATCCCCGGGAATCCGCTGTACAGGCTTATGGATATGGAGTACTGGAACTGGGTACAGCTGTTATTATCTATTCCGGTTGTCTTCTATGCAACCTGGATGTTCTTCGAGAGGGCGTACAGATCAATAAAAACCTGGAATTTAAACATGTTCACCCTCATTGGGATAGGTGCGGGAATTGCCTGGATCTTTAGTGTTTTCGGGCTATTATTTCCCGATTTCTTTCCGGCTCAGTTTAAAACCGAAATGGGCACTGTTCATGTTTATTTTGAAGCCGCCACCGTGATCCTAACACTGGTTTTACTTGGCCAGTTGCTGGAGGCAAGGGCACATAGCCAAACGAATTCTGCTATTAAGGAATTGCTGAAACTCGCCCCTAATACCGCAATCAGGGTTGTGAACGGCAAGGATGAGGTAGTTGCCACAGATAAAATTGTAGTAGGGGATATTTTAAGGGTTAAACCGGGAGATAAGATCCCTGTTGATGGGGTTATTGAGAAAGGTTCCAGCAGCCTTGATGAATCCATGATCACTGGTGAGCCTATTCCGGTAGATAAGGCCGAAGGCGATAAGGTAAGTTCAGGAACCATAAACGGCAACCAGAGTTTCACGATGAGAGCCGAAAAAGTTGGCAATGAGACCTTGCTGGCCCAAATCATAAAAATGGTGAATGAAGCCAGCCGCTCCCAGGCACCTATTCAAAAGCTCGCCGATAAGATCTCTGCTTATTTTGTACCAATAGTCGTGGTGGTATCCATAATTACATTTATTGTTTGGGCGATTTGGGGCCCCGAACCCAGTTATGCCTATGCCTTGATAAATGCTATTGCGGTGCTTATTATCGCATGTCCCTGTGCTCTGGGCCTTGCAACCCCAATGTCTGTAATGGTGGGAGTGGGGAAAGGTGCGCAGAACGGAGTGCTTATTAAGAACGCCCGTGCCCTGGAACAAATGGATAAGATAGACGTGCTTATTATTGATAAAACGGGAACTATTACAGAAGGAAAACCTTCAGTAGAAAAGGTAGTTTCAGCAGGAAGGCTTTCCGAAGATGAGGTTTTAAGATTAATAGCCTCAGTAAACGGAATGAGTGAACATCCATTGGCGGGAGCCACCGTTAAATTTGCTGAAGGTAAGAATATTGAACTTTTCGAGGCATCCCAATTCAACTCGGTTACCGGAAAAGGGGTAACCGGTATTACTGAAGATAAACAGATCGCCATTGGAAATGAAAAATTAATGGAGTATGTGAATGCCCAAATCCCCGGGGACCTTATTGCAAAGGTTGAAAAGGAACAAAACCTTGGAAAAACAGTTTCATATCTCGCGGTGAATGAAAGGGTGGAAGGTTATATAACCATTACAGATCCTATTAAGACTACAAGCAAACAAGCCATTCAGGAATTAATGGAAGATGGGATGGAGGTTTATATGCTTACAGGAGATAATAAAAATACCGCTGGGGCTGTGGCTTCAGAATTACATCTTACAGGATTTAAAGCCGGGATGTTGCCGGAGGATAAATTAAAAGAGGTAAAAAGAATTCAGGCTGAAGGAAAAAAAGTGGCCATGGCCGGTGACGGGATCAACGACGCCCCCGCTCTTGCCCAATCTGATATTGGAATTGCAATGGGTACGGGGACCGATGTGGCTATTGAAAGTGCCAAGATCACCCTGGTTAAAGGAGACTTGCAGGGTGTGGTGAAAGCCAAAAAGCTGAGTAAAAAAGTAATGACAAACATTAAACAGAATTTATTCTTTGCCCTTATCTATAACACGCTGGGAGTACCTATTGCGGCCGGAGTATTATACCCGGTCTTCGGATTGTTGCTTTCTCCTATGATCGCCGCCCTTGCTATGAGCTTTAGTTCGGTTTCTGTAATAGCCAACGCCCTTAGGCTCAGAACAGCCAAAATATAA
- a CDS encoding four-helix bundle copper-binding protein, producing the protein MRNEKLIHALGNCINHCNYCADACLDEENVKMMVKCIRTDRVCAEVCAALNQVLSTNYKDVQGLIDYCIKVCNACADECEKHDHQHCKDCAKACRECARACEQYAA; encoded by the coding sequence ATGAGAAATGAGAAATTGATCCATGCATTGGGAAATTGCATTAACCACTGTAATTATTGCGCAGATGCCTGCCTGGATGAAGAGAATGTAAAAATGATGGTAAAATGTATACGAACTGACCGGGTTTGTGCTGAAGTTTGTGCAGCCCTTAATCAGGTTCTTTCTACCAATTATAAAGATGTGCAGGGCCTTATAGATTACTGTATCAAAGTATGCAATGCCTGTGCCGATGAATGTGAAAAGCATGATCACCAACATTGTAAGGATTGTGCAAAAGCCTGCAGAGAATGTGCAAGAGCTTGTGAACAATATGCAGCTTAA
- a CDS encoding helix-turn-helix domain-containing protein, producing the protein MRFPGDEYSPGFFYLGTGFMEKNVLFIKNMVCARCILSVSEILSRLEIPYDQITLGEVSLSRSLSLQEKQELAKELDTIGFEIIEDKNTRLVNRIKSVIIKGIYEDKNFSNQNLSAILSEELNFDYSHLSNLFSRIEGKSIQHYQQDIKTERVKELLEYDQLSISEIAMDLGYSSAAYLSTQFKKSTGLTPSQYKIGLGKKRNSLDSH; encoded by the coding sequence TTGAGATTTCCCGGCGATGAATATTCGCCGGGTTTTTTCTATTTGGGTACAGGATTTATGGAAAAGAATGTTCTTTTTATTAAAAACATGGTGTGTGCCCGCTGCATACTTTCAGTAAGTGAAATCCTGTCACGCCTGGAAATTCCATATGACCAAATTACCCTTGGAGAAGTTTCACTATCCCGGAGTTTAAGTCTTCAGGAAAAACAGGAATTGGCAAAAGAGCTTGATACCATAGGGTTTGAGATTATAGAAGATAAAAATACAAGGTTGGTAAACCGTATTAAATCGGTAATTATTAAAGGGATCTATGAGGATAAGAATTTCAGCAATCAAAACCTCTCTGCGATCCTAAGCGAGGAACTCAATTTTGATTACAGCCATTTAAGCAACCTTTTTTCCCGAATAGAAGGAAAAAGCATCCAGCATTATCAGCAGGACATTAAGACCGAAAGGGTCAAAGAATTACTTGAATATGATCAACTAAGCATTTCTGAAATCGCCATGGATCTGGGATACAGCAGTGCTGCCTATCTTTCTACCCAATTTAAAAAAAGCACAGGCCTTACTCCCTCCCAATATAAAATTGGCCTTGGAAAGAAGAGGAACTCCCTGGATTCTCATTGA
- a CDS encoding DUF3347 domain-containing protein — protein sequence MKRSFRNLMMFTLVAGSLSMVSCKETKEDEAAEPMQHEMREGEEMDHEMGKTMDEDQILNDEITAEFENQQTGAMYQHYINIKNALVKTDATMAQDRAKEMVAALESNEANTSVAEAARKIATSADVNVQREAFSELTKAMDSQLEGALASGEIYKQYCPMAFEGKGDSWFSNTKEIRNPYYGDKMLRCGRVEATIK from the coding sequence ATGAAAAGAAGTTTTAGAAATTTAATGATGTTCACCCTGGTTGCAGGAAGTTTATCAATGGTTTCCTGTAAGGAAACAAAAGAAGATGAGGCAGCAGAACCTATGCAGCACGAAATGCGGGAAGGAGAAGAAATGGACCACGAAATGGGTAAGACCATGGATGAAGACCAGATCCTGAACGATGAAATCACCGCAGAATTTGAAAATCAGCAAACAGGTGCTATGTATCAGCATTATATCAATATTAAAAATGCGCTGGTGAAAACTGATGCCACTATGGCTCAGGACAGGGCTAAGGAAATGGTCGCTGCCCTTGAATCAAATGAAGCCAATACCTCTGTTGCGGAAGCAGCCAGAAAAATTGCCACTTCTGCAGATGTGAATGTGCAACGTGAGGCTTTTTCAGAGCTTACCAAGGCAATGGATTCTCAATTAGAGGGTGCGCTTGCTTCCGGAGAGATCTACAAGCAATACTGCCCAATGGCCTTTGAAGGAAAAGGTGATTCATGGTTTTCAAATACCAAAGAGATAAGGAACCCATATTACGGGGATAAAATGTTGAGATGTGGCCGCGTAGAGGCTACTATTAAATAA
- a CDS encoding PepSY domain-containing protein: MVKRKTALKLRKTHRYLGLFIGVQFIMWTVSGLYFSWTDIDEIHGDDFRKHHVENPDFGNLISPVQAHDNLPVNTLELKDIAGNPYYLVNGNKLIDARTGEKKNELSREEAILVAQKNMVEGLEVTGVERIDQTDEHHEYRSGKLPAYVLSFKSPNNLKAYVSIEDASFRSIRHRDWRWFDFLWMTHTMDYEGRDNFNNLILRVFSLLGLITVLSGFVLWYISSPTVFRIKRKFKSN; the protein is encoded by the coding sequence ATGGTAAAGCGTAAAACGGCTTTAAAATTAAGAAAGACTCACAGGTACCTTGGACTTTTTATTGGGGTTCAATTTATAATGTGGACTGTAAGCGGGCTGTATTTTAGCTGGACAGATATTGACGAGATCCATGGGGATGATTTTAGAAAACATCATGTAGAAAATCCTGATTTCGGTAATTTAATAAGTCCGGTGCAGGCACACGATAATTTGCCGGTAAATACTCTCGAGTTGAAAGATATTGCAGGAAATCCCTACTACCTTGTAAATGGAAACAAGTTAATAGATGCCAGGACCGGGGAGAAAAAAAATGAATTAAGCCGGGAGGAGGCCATTTTGGTAGCCCAAAAAAATATGGTTGAAGGGCTTGAGGTAACCGGGGTTGAAAGAATAGATCAAACCGATGAACACCATGAATACAGGAGTGGAAAACTACCGGCCTATGTGCTCTCTTTCAAATCTCCCAATAATTTGAAGGCATATGTATCTATTGAAGACGCTTCTTTTAGAAGTATAAGGCACCGGGACTGGAGATGGTTTGATTTTCTATGGATGACCCATACCATGGACTATGAGGGTCGGGATAATTTTAATAATCTTATTTTGCGAGTTTTTTCACTGCTGGGATTAATAACTGTCCTTAGCGGGTTTGTACTTTGGTATATTTCCTCCCCCACAGTGTTTAGAATAAAAAGAAAATTCAAAAGTAATTAA
- a CDS encoding DUF305 domain-containing protein, with translation MKANNYLKFALMMVVSFIIMYAVMFANVAEFDHIMLSTMRTYMTILMIAPMAISMMLFMWGMYKNKTLNGIIIGAAIVIFGITFYMMRNQTGISDVQYMKGMIPHHSSAILTSEESDLRDPETKKLAEEIIKAQEKEIAQMKQLIEQLENQ, from the coding sequence ATGAAAGCTAACAATTATTTGAAATTCGCCCTTATGATGGTAGTCTCTTTTATCATCATGTATGCTGTAATGTTTGCTAATGTTGCAGAATTTGATCATATCATGCTTAGCACTATGCGCACCTATATGACTATTTTAATGATAGCGCCCATGGCGATCTCCATGATGCTGTTCATGTGGGGAATGTATAAGAATAAAACCCTGAATGGTATCATTATAGGCGCGGCAATAGTTATTTTTGGGATCACTTTTTACATGATGCGTAACCAAACCGGAATTTCTGATGTTCAATATATGAAGGGAATGATACCACATCATTCTTCAGCTATATTAACAAGTGAGGAATCTGATCTAAGAGATCCTGAAACCAAAAAACTGGCAGAAGAGATCATTAAAGCGCAGGAAAAGGAAATCGCACAAATGAAACAATTAATTGAACAGCTCGAAAACCAATAG
- a CDS encoding DUF2911 domain-containing protein, with the protein MNKIIILLISVVMMGCGNDPKQKESAGSQELQETHEHHETAETSPPSKTLSPYTSAMAMIGDAHIHIDYSSPSVRERIIFGGLVGYNTVWQAGAHKATWIETDKNLIIDGKALPQGKYGIFVIPGKEQWEVMFNTRWDQHGKDDYNETENVLSLSVKPVELQEIQESLKYEVIKTNGNSGVITMAWEKVKIEIPFQVGK; encoded by the coding sequence ATGAATAAAATAATAATATTGCTTATTTCAGTAGTAATGATGGGTTGCGGGAATGACCCTAAACAAAAGGAATCTGCAGGTTCACAGGAACTGCAGGAAACCCATGAACACCATGAAACAGCAGAAACTTCACCACCCTCTAAAACATTAAGTCCCTATACCAGCGCTATGGCAATGATAGGAGATGCCCATATCCATATTGATTATTCTTCCCCCTCTGTAAGAGAGCGTATAATATTTGGTGGCCTGGTAGGCTATAATACCGTATGGCAGGCCGGCGCACATAAGGCCACCTGGATAGAGACAGATAAGAATCTTATAATTGACGGGAAAGCACTCCCGCAAGGAAAATATGGAATTTTTGTGATCCCTGGCAAAGAGCAATGGGAAGTAATGTTCAATACAAGATGGGATCAACATGGCAAAGATGACTATAATGAAACCGAGAATGTATTGAGCCTGAGTGTGAAGCCGGTTGAATTACAGGAGATCCAGGAATCTCTTAAGTATGAGGTAATAAAAACAAACGGAAACTCAGGAGTTATAACAATGGCGTGGGAAAAAGTAAAAATTGAGATCCCTTTTCAGGTAGGAAAATGA
- a CDS encoding efflux RND transporter periplasmic adaptor subunit translates to MKNKKNIGIALAILIIGLMLGWLIKPSGNTSSDDHTITSSNDQIWTCSMHPQIRQNEPGSCPICGMDLIPLETSGDEGEPGVYHMSENALKLANVQTMVVGRGDASKEMRLNGKVQVDERAAYSQSTHIPGRIEQLAINFTGEKVSRGQTLATVYSPELVTAQEELLQAAAIRTSQPELFEAAKTKLRNWKIGDAQIEQILSGGKAIQRFSIRADVNGIVTEKMVDLGDYVERGMPIYEISDLSKVWVLFDLYEGQLAAVKEGNNISFTINSFPGESFEGKISFVDPMLNPQTRVATARVEVNNKDGRLKPGMFASGVVKNTMSEGQTQELIIPKSAVLWTGKRSIVYVKTNVDGRPGFRLREITLGPSLGDSYVVQEGLEQGEEIVSNGAFTIDAAVQLSGGVSMMNPDGGKTSTGHDHGQAEPLKFEINDNVKPGLNKLVDDYLKLKDALVKDDYSQARTNAQAFEKSIETVTGFNEEGKIVWESYKKELIADAKVLSGAAKIEGMRARFDEMSTTMIGLVKTFGLTNGGLYVQHCPMADNDKGANWLSRSKEIQNPYYGASMLRCGEVIETIN, encoded by the coding sequence ATGAAAAATAAAAAGAATATAGGAATCGCTTTAGCGATTTTAATCATCGGATTAATGCTGGGATGGCTAATTAAACCATCTGGTAATACATCATCAGATGATCATACCATCACATCATCAAATGATCAAATTTGGACCTGTTCCATGCATCCCCAGATAAGGCAAAATGAACCGGGATCCTGCCCCATTTGTGGAATGGACCTTATTCCCCTAGAAACTTCAGGAGACGAAGGAGAGCCGGGAGTATACCATATGAGTGAGAATGCTTTAAAGCTTGCAAATGTGCAGACTATGGTGGTGGGAAGAGGAGATGCTTCAAAAGAGATGCGTCTTAACGGAAAAGTACAGGTAGATGAACGCGCGGCTTATTCGCAGAGCACTCATATCCCGGGAAGAATAGAACAACTGGCAATAAATTTTACCGGGGAAAAAGTGAGCCGCGGCCAAACCCTTGCCACTGTTTATTCGCCTGAGTTGGTTACGGCACAGGAAGAATTACTTCAGGCAGCAGCTATAAGGACAAGTCAGCCGGAATTATTTGAAGCGGCGAAAACCAAGTTGAGGAATTGGAAGATAGGAGACGCCCAAATAGAGCAGATCTTGTCTGGCGGGAAAGCTATTCAAAGATTTTCAATAAGAGCAGATGTAAATGGAATAGTGACAGAGAAGATGGTAGACCTGGGGGATTATGTAGAACGCGGGATGCCCATTTATGAAATCTCAGACCTTTCCAAAGTCTGGGTTTTATTTGATCTTTATGAAGGGCAGCTGGCCGCGGTTAAAGAAGGAAACAATATTTCATTCACCATCAATTCTTTCCCCGGTGAAAGTTTTGAAGGAAAGATAAGTTTTGTAGACCCTATGCTAAATCCTCAAACCCGCGTAGCCACTGCTCGTGTGGAAGTAAATAATAAGGACGGAAGGTTAAAACCCGGGATGTTTGCATCGGGAGTTGTGAAAAACACAATGAGCGAAGGCCAGACCCAGGAATTGATCATCCCCAAATCGGCAGTATTGTGGACGGGGAAACGCTCCATTGTATATGTAAAAACAAATGTAGATGGGAGACCCGGTTTCAGGTTAAGGGAAATAACCCTGGGACCATCATTGGGCGATTCATATGTTGTGCAGGAAGGCCTTGAGCAGGGAGAGGAAATTGTTTCTAATGGAGCCTTTACAATAGATGCTGCGGTGCAGTTATCAGGCGGGGTAAGTATGATGAATCCCGATGGGGGAAAGACGAGCACAGGTCATGATCATGGCCAGGCAGAACCTTTAAAATTCGAAATAAATGATAATGTAAAGCCAGGTCTCAATAAGTTGGTTGATGATTATTTAAAGCTAAAGGACGCACTGGTAAAAGATGATTATTCGCAGGCCCGAACAAATGCCCAGGCATTTGAAAAAAGTATTGAGACTGTCACAGGCTTTAATGAAGAGGGGAAAATAGTTTGGGAAAGCTATAAAAAGGAGTTGATAGCCGATGCTAAGGTCCTATCTGGTGCGGCAAAGATTGAGGGAATGCGGGCGCGCTTTGATGAAATGTCAACTACAATGATTGGTTTGGTAAAGACATTTGGCCTTACCAACGGTGGCTTGTATGTACAACATTGCCCCATGGCCGATAATGATAAAGGTGCAAACTGGTTAAGCAGGTCTAAAGAGATCCAAAACCCTTACTATGGTGCATCTATGCTGCGATGTGGAGAAGTAATTGAGACGATTAACTAA
- a CDS encoding four helix bundle protein, translated as MEQKNEILELSFDFALAIIQFSELLDSDKKYVISRQLLKSGTSIGANIREAQNAHSRNDFIAKCVIAMKEADETEYWLMLCERSTNYPNPENLLLKITSIKKLLSRIISSSIKNRKNEK; from the coding sequence ATGGAACAGAAGAATGAAATATTAGAACTGAGTTTTGATTTTGCTTTGGCAATAATTCAATTTTCTGAATTATTGGATAGTGATAAAAAGTATGTGATTTCAAGGCAGCTTTTGAAATCGGGTACCTCAATTGGAGCAAATATAAGGGAGGCCCAAAATGCTCATAGCAGAAATGATTTTATAGCCAAATGTGTAATTGCAATGAAGGAGGCAGATGAAACCGAATATTGGTTAATGCTTTGTGAACGGAGCACAAATTATCCTAATCCTGAAAATTTACTTTTAAAGATTACATCCATTAAAAAGCTTCTTTCGAGAATTATTTCTTCATCTATAAAAAACAGAAAAAATGAAAAATAA